A stretch of the Vigna radiata var. radiata cultivar VC1973A chromosome 9, Vradiata_ver6, whole genome shotgun sequence genome encodes the following:
- the LOC106773932 gene encoding cytochrome P450 83B1-like → MLSSLLILCITLPVIFSFFLKYLKTMKKPPLPPGPRGLPIIGNLHQLNNSTLYLQLWQLSRKYGPIFSLKLGLRSAIVVSSPKLAKEVMKDHDLEFCGRPRLLGQQKLSYNGIDIAFCPYNSYWREIRKICVVHLLSSIRVSNLSSVRHFEVKQMIRKISMHASSSKVTNLSDALISLTSTIICRIAFGRRYEDEGTERSRFHELLNECQAMLGMFFFSDYIPFLGWIDRITGLRARLEQNFKELDTFYQEVIDEHMDPNRKTPENEDLIDVLLQLKKQRSFSVDLENDHIKAVFMNMLVAATDTTAATTIWAMTLLLKNPRVMKKVQEEIRNLAGEKDFLYEDDIQKLPYFKAVIKETLRLHLPAPLLVHRETNEACILEGYEIPAKTIVYVNAWTIHRDPNSWKDPDEFLPERFLDNTIDFRGQDFEFIPFGAGRRICPGMIMAIASLDLILANLLRSFDWELPVGMKKEDIDTEVLPGITQHKKNPLCVLAKVRI, encoded by the exons ATGTTGTCCTCACTTCTAATTCTCTGCATTACTCTTCCTGTGATTTTCTCATTCTTCCTCAAATACCTCAAAACCATGAAAAAACCACCACTCCCACCAGGTCCTAGAGGCCTTCCCATAATAGGGAACCTTCATCAGCTCAATAACTCTACTCTTTATCTTCAACTATGGCAACTCTCAAGAAAATATGGTCCAATATTTTCCCTTAAATTAGGTTTAAGGTCAGCCATTGTTGTTTCCTCTCCTAAACTTGCCAAAGAGGTAATGAAAGATCATGACCTTGAGTTTTGTGGGAGACCTAGATTACTTGGCCAACAGAAATTGTCTTATAATGGGATTGACATTGCATTTTGCCCATACAATAGTTAttggagagaaataaggaaaatttGTGTTGTTCATCTCCTTAGCTCCATTCGTGTCTCAAACCTTTCCTCAGTAAGACACTTTGAGGTCAAGcaaatgataagaaaaatatcCATGCATGCCTCGTCCTCCAAGGTTACCAATTTGAGTGATGCACTCATCTCCCTCACCAGCACTATTATATGCAGAATTGCCTTTGGCAGAAG ATATGAAGATGAAGGAACAGAAAGGAGTAGATTCCATGAGCTACTGAATGAGTGTCAAGCCATGTTGGGCATGTTTTTTTTCTCAGATTATATTCCTTTCTTGGGTTGGATTGATAGAATCACAGGGCTACGTGCTCGGCTTGAACAGAATTTCAAAGAGTTGGATACGTTCTACCAAGAAGTCATTGATGAACACATGGATCCTAATAGAAAGACACCAGAAAAcgaggatttgattgatgtctTACTTCAACTCAAAAAGCAACGTTCGTTTTCTGTAGATCTCGAAAATGATCACATCAAAGCTGTTTTCATG AACATGCTTGTAGCAGCAACTGATACAACTGCTGCTACAACGATATGGGCTATGACCTTACTACTAAAAAATCCAAGAGTAATGAAGAAAGTTCAAGAAGAAATTAGGAATTTGGCGGGTGAAAAAGATTTTCTGTACGAAGATGATATTCAAAAGCTCCCCTATTTCAAGGCCGTGATAAAAGAGACACTGAGACTGCATCTACCAGCTCCCCTACTTGTGCATAGGGAAACAAATGAAGCATGTATTTTAGAGGGCTATGAGATTCCAGCCAAGACAATAGTGTATGTTAATGCTTGGACTATCCATAGAGACCCTAACTCTTGGAAAGACCCAGATGAGTTTTTACCAGAGAGGTTCTTAGATAATACAATAGATTTTCGAGGGCAAGATTTTGAGTTCATTCCATTTGGTGCTGGACGTAGAATTTGCCCTGGTATGATTATGGCAATTGCTTCATTGGACCTTATTCTAGCAAATCTTCTCCGGTCATTTGATTGGGAATTACCAGTTGGAATGAAAAAGGAAGATATTGATACTGAAGTGTTGCCAGGAATTACTCAACACAAGAAGAATCCTCTATGTGTTTTGGCTAAGGTTCGAATCTAG